In one Rutidosis leptorrhynchoides isolate AG116_Rl617_1_P2 chromosome 8, CSIRO_AGI_Rlap_v1, whole genome shotgun sequence genomic region, the following are encoded:
- the LOC139861406 gene encoding SNARE-interacting protein KEULE-like: protein MSMSDSSDTSSSQGGNEYKNFRQITRDRLLNEMLRSSKGADAESESESKWKVLITDNVTVKIISCLCKMSQLTYERVSLVEIINMRRQPFPTMDAVYYIQPTKENVVTLVSDMGGKRPLYKAAYVYFSSPAPIELVNYIKSERRLKSRLLAMKEMNLEYLAIDSQCFITHNTMAFEQLYANEEMSRKGDDCLNLMASRIATVFASLSEFPFVRYRAAKSLDPHTMTTSRDLIPTKLAAAVWNCLMKYKALKNFNFPQTETCELLILDRSIDQIAPIIHEWTYDAMCHDLLNMDGNKYVHEVASKTGGLPEKKEVWLDDDDDPVWLELQDSHIGDAGERLDDKRKSFVSKNKAAQIQASRGGTTLSIRDMGKISGSLPQYIVQKDKLSLHVDMAAKINKIIKETGLKEVGQLEQDLVFGDAGTKELINFLRTKPDAPSEYKLRLLMIYAATHPENYESDKLAKLLELAGLSFSDTNVVYNMRFLEGSSDAKKKSTGAFSLKFAAHKKKHGLRKDRDAGGEESTWQLSRFYPMIEELIEKLIKNDLPKNEYPCINDPSPTFHGRSHSDESPKMVESPPAPAAHSLRSRRAATWATPRRYETGYSSDSVIRSGSRDYKKMGQRVFVFIVGGATRSELRVCHQLTTKFKREVVLGSSSLDDPTHFITKLKLLSGDELSLDDLEI from the exons ATGTCGATGTCTGATTCTTCAGATACGTCGTCTTCTCAAGGAGGCAACGAATATAAAAATTTCCGACAAATTACTCGTGATCG ATTATTGAATGAAATGCTCAGATCTTCAAAAGGAGCTGATGcagaatcagaatcagaatcaAAATGGAAG GTACTGATCACGGACAATGTGACTGTTAAAATTATATCATGCTTATGCAAGATGTCACAACTCACTTATGAACGAGTATCAC TTGTGGAAATAATAAACATGAGAAGACAACCATTTCCTACTATGGATGCAGTCTACTACATCCAGCCAACAAAAGAGAa TGTTGTTACGCTCGTGTCTGACATGGGTGGAAAAAGGCCTCTTTATAAAGC TGCCTATGTCTACTTCAGCTCACCAGCTCCAATAGAATTGGTTAATTACATAAAAAGTGAGCGAAGATTAAAATCTCGTTTACTTGCAATGAAAGAG ATGAACTTGGAGTACTTGGCCATTGATAGCCAG TGTTTTATAACTCATAACACAATGGCTTTCGAACAACTTTATGCGAATGAGGAGATGTCCCGAAAAGGAGATGACTGTTTGAATTTGATGGCCAGCCGTATTGCCACCGTCTTTGCTTCTTTATCG GAGTTCCCGTTTGTACGTTACCGAGCTGCGAAATCCCTTGATCCTCACACAATGACTACTAGTCGTGATTTGATCCCTACGAAGCTCGCTGCAGCTGTCTGGAATTGTCTTATGAAATATAAAGCTCTCAAAAACTTCAACTTCCCTCAGACAGAAACATGCGAGTTGCTCATTCTGGATAGATCAATAGACCAG aTTGCTCCTATCATTCATGAATGGACGTATGACGCTATGTGCCATGATTTACTTAATATGGATGGAAATAAATACGTTCACGAG GTTGCAAGCAAAACAGGTGGTCTACCTGAAAAGAAAGAGGTCTggctggatgatgatgatgatcctgtaTGGCTAGAGCTCCAAGATTCACATATAGGAGAT GCTGGTGAGCGACTGGATGATAAGAGGAAGAGCTTTGTGTCAAAGAATAAAGCAGCACAAATTCAGGCTTCAAG AGGTGGCACTACGTTGTCTATTCGAGACATGGGAAAGATATCGGGATCTTTGCCACAATATATTGTACAAAAGGACAAACTATCACTACATGTTGAT ATGGCTGCCAAGATTAACAAAATAATTAAGGAAACAGGACTTAAAGAGGTGGGACAACTAGAACAGGACCTTGTGTTTGGAGATGCGGGAACTAAGGAGCTTATCAACTTCCTTAGAACAAAACCA gatgctcctagtgAATATAAATTGCGATTGTTGATGATCTATGCTGCAACTCATCCAGAGAATTATGAGAGTGATAAACTTGCAAAATTATTGGAG TTAGCAGGACTTTCTTTCTCCGATACAAATGTTGTCTACAACATGAGATTTCTCGAGGGATCATCAGATGCCAAAAAGAAGTCAACTGGAGCCTTTTCTTTAAAATTTGCTGCTCACAAG AAGAAGCACGGGTTAAGGAAGGATCGTGATGCAGGTGGTGAAGAATCAACTTGGCAGTTATCACGGTTTTATCCTATGATTGAGGAACTAATTGAGAAACTAATTAAAAATGATCTACCAAAGAATGAGTACCCTTGCATTAATGATCCAAGTCCCACTTTTCATGGGAGGTCACATTCTGATGAGTCACCAAAAATGGTTGAATCTCCACCTGCACCCGCAGCTCATTCATTGAGATCAAGACGAGCAGCAACATGGGCCACACCTCGACGTTACGAAACTGGATATTCTAG TGATTCTGTTATAAGGTCTGGATCTAGAGATTATAAGAAGATGGGTCAACGTGTTTTTGTGTTCATTGTTGGCGGAGCAACTAGATCAGAG CTGCGGGTTTGCCACCAGTTAACGACTAAGTTTAAGAGAGAAGTTGTTCTTGGTTCATCTAGTCTTGATGATCCAACACACTTCATTACG AAACTTAAGTTGCTGAGTGGAGATGAACTCTCGTTGGATGATCTTGAAATTTAG
- the LOC139864626 gene encoding ADP-ribosylation factor 2-like, with translation MGLTFTKLFSRLFAKKEMRILMVGLDAAGKTTILYKLKLGEIVTTIPTIGFNVETVEYKNISFTVWDVGGQDKIRPLWRHYFQNTQGLIFVVDSNDRDRVVEARDELHRMLNEDELRDAVLLVFANKQDLPNAMNAAEITDKLGLHSLRQRHWYIQSTCATSGEGLYEGLDWLSNNIANKASNFRGGKVGGFGMRP, from the exons ATGGGGCTTACGTTTACCAAACTCTTCAGCCGACTCTTTGCTAAGAAAGAGATGCGTATATTGATGGTGGGTCTCGATGCGGCTGGTAAGACAACCATTTTATACAAGCTAAAGCTAGGCGAGATTGTGACTACCATCCCTACTATTG GTTTTAACGTAGAGACTGTCGAGTACAAAAACATCAGCTTTACTGTGTGGGATGTTGGGGGTCAGGACAAG ATCCGTCCATTATGGAGGCATTATTTCCAGAACACCCAAGGTCTAATCTTTGTGGTTGATAGCAACGATAGGGACAGAGTTGTTGAGGCAAGAGATGAGTTGCACAGGATGTTGAATGAG GATGAGCTAAGAGATGCAGTTCTGCTTGTATTTGCCAACAAACAAGATCTGCCTAATGCAATGAATGCTGCTGAAATCACTGATAAACTTGGCCTTCACTCTCTTCGACAACGCCATTG GTACATCCAGAGCACCTGTGCTACATCTGGGGAAGGACTTTATGAGGGATTGGACTGGCTCTCCAACAACATTGCTAACAAGGCAAGTAATTTTAGAGGTGGCAAAGTGGGTGGGTTTG GCATGAGGCCATGA
- the LOC139862801 gene encoding uncharacterized protein — MGSEAPKNVVIHATGFKKFNVFATNPTETLVSSLKSYVEKTGLPLGVSLGSCTILETAGDGALATLQKVLESSVSSDNKSSSAEVVWLHMGLNGGASKFAIERQAVNEATFSCPDELGWQPKRLPIVPEDGEITRIRETACFIDAILEFLKNIKGCDAMISDDAGRFVCNYVYYHSLRFAEEKGHKSLFVHVPPFSRINEETQMQFMVALLEAIALSC, encoded by the exons atgGGGTCAGAAGCACCAAAAAATGTGGTCATTCATGCAACTGGTTTCAAGAAGTTCAATGTGTTTGCTACCAATCCAACTGAAACGTTAGTTTCGAGTTTAAAAAGTTATGTTGAAAAGACGGGTTTACCCCTTGGTGTTTCTTTAGGTAGCTGTACAATTCTCGAGACTGCAGGAGATGGTGCGTTAGCTACGCTTCAAAAGGTTTTGGAATCGAGTGTTTCAAGTGACAACAAGTCGAGTTCTGCAGAAGTTGTGTGG CTTCATATGGGACTAAACGGTGGGGCGTCAAAATTTGCCATTGAACGACAAGCGGTAAATGAAGCCACTTTTTCGTGTCCAGACGAGCTTGGTTGGCAACCAAAG CGGCTTCCGATTGTCCCGGAGGATGGAGAAATAACTCGGATTAGAGAG ACTGCTTGCTTCATTGATGCAATACTTGAGTTTTTAAAGAATATAAAGGGATGTGATGCAATGATCTCTGATGATGCTGGACGTTTCGTGTGCAACTATGTATACTATCATTCTCTCCGTTTTGCAGAAGAGAAAGGTCATAAATCTCTTTTTGTACATGTCCCTCCTTTTTCAAGAATCAATGAAGAAACACAAATGCAGTTTATGGTTGCCCTTTTGGAAGCCATTGCTCTAAGTTgttga